The DNA region CCGTATCCAAGGATAACTTGATTAGGAGGTACAACATATCCGGGTACAGTACCGATAGTATTTTGTCCAACACCTACTGGTACACCACCAACAACTGAACCAACATAGCCTTGTTGTTGCATTATCATTTGaggttgctgttgctgttgttgttgttgctgctgttgttgttgctgtagttgttgtagttgttgttgttgttgtacagAAGGTGATGGACGTGACGGAGACCCACCCAGTGCCATACGAATACTATCATTAAGATCGTCAAATGcacttttatttgttgttgttgttgttgaagcaTTACCACTACCAGATGACACACCACCAGCAACTGGTGATACAGCACGTGGTGTACCATTTGTACCTGTTGCAGGAGGTGGTGGTCTTGGTGGTGGTGTCATACTAGATTTAACAATACCAACAACTGCTTCATTAACACcagatgttgttgttgactttattgtattattaacaacacCAGTGCTATTGTCACGATCATTATTTATGTCTTGTTGactatcaaataaatcaattggcTCAATTTGTCTACTGAATAAGTCTCCGTCATTAATTTGACTATCGGCACCGTGTTGTCCTTGTAAAACAACTCTTCCTGATTGATCATTATGATCAATTGTTGTACTATCACCATCAACACCATCAGTATAGGATGTGGGAGCGGAAAAATCGGCCATAAAAGGATTGGGTATGGATCCGGTCGATCCTTGAACGGCAGCTTGCGCAGAAAGTTACGAATCGATGAATTATCGTTATACCCTGGTAGAAAACcacttgtaatattttattttcttatttttttatcatttaaaataacacaagttttttttttttagcacaaaaattaattaatttatataataaaaattaattaatattgtttatatttaaatattaaataaataaataaataaaagctgtCATTTTCATCCAGggtattaattataattttttaaaatatattttaaattccttTAACCCTCCCTCATTGCCAAATTGATAAAGaatattttcatgtgtttGTTTGTGTGTATGTATGTCTTGTTGTACAAGCAAGTAttattgcaaatttattttttttttaaacaataacaaaattttgttAGTTGTGTTATGATAATTAGGATAATAATTGtgagtattattttaatcgtGCTCAAAAGCTCGTagcaagtattaaaaaattttcatttttataatccaatttattaaaatgacaaaaataataataatataaataaataattatttatttttaaaaatttacttactcGTTTGTTGATCTTGATTTCCAAAtacagatgaaaaattattatctgtaacaaaattattacttgCTGGTGGTGTTGATGTCACAAAACctacaaatacaaaaaaaaaaaaaaaagaaaacaaaaataaaactgtgcaatgaaataataataaaatttatgtaaaaataatattaaaaatattaataattgtgcaatgaataaataataaaaaataatatataattttttttttcataataaatataaaataaaaaaaaatttatttaccattaCCGTTGGACATCCACATGTTATTTGTTGCTGGAGGCATTGGTCCAGCTGGTGCTCCAAACATATCAGCAAATGGATTACCAGCtaattgtaataaatcatCTGATGCTTTTTGTGactaaaaaaagtaatattaaaatattaattaaatgatataaataaaaatggcataaattaaataaattacttgtaTTTCAGCTGCAGTTGCTGAACTAAATAAATCGACAATTGGTTGATTGCCACTTCCAGTTGGTGAGCTGAGAAAAGGATTGGTGCTTGGTCCTCCAGATGGTGATTGAATTTTCgactaaatttattataaacttgtaaattaaatgtttttttttttttcgaaaaattaatataaataatgtaaatagtaaaatcaatataaaaactaCTACCTTGTATTGATTCATAACAGCTTCTTCCTCAGCAAGTGCCTGTTGTCTGAGTGTCTCATCAATATGTCCATTTCCAGCTTGATCAAGACGTGCATTGCTAGCAACTGTTCCAAACGCCGTACTGGTGGAAGACAGTGCGGATACTCCAGACTTTACATTCGTTCTATTGCTGCTTGGGCAATGATTGggggtttttttgtttttttttttttgtcgaggCAAATGATTGGATAACGAAAGGATTCATATTTTAGCCGatcgacatttttttttttaaccatgaTGACAAGGAAATGTTAAGGATTGGTGataagatgaaaataaaaaggagaaagacaaacaaaaaaaacaaagtaaatgTGTAGTACGTACAGATGCAAACAATACattgaataattatgtttaaatttgtatacaaAATGCTAAGGTGTATTAGTGTTAATTCAcgagtgtattttttttaaattttatattgttaattttataaacaattaagcGTGCAAGCTAATGTGGTTAAACTACACGGACAATATttatagtattattatttttttacattatgtATTTAGTtagtttgtttaatttatcatttctattagtattgataaataaataatcaaatcaaCTATGATCATGCTTAACACACGAATTTCTATTGGCCACACACAAAACacgattatttttaataatcattttatcatttatcaatgtaacgtgaaattatttatttataacaaattgcACAACCATATAACTCATGAATGATAGatcacaaagaaaaaaaaaaccattgcaTTTATGAAAAAAGCATTCGATGAgttttaattatgattaaaaataattttaattatttttttaactaatattTGTCatagtttatttaacaattattttattgttgacattattattttttaaataaaataccatatTGATACTACATGTCAAAAATGTGTAtaagcaaaataaattaattataattgtgcAAAACACGTTACAAATGTGgagacaaaaattataaaaaaaaacaataaataacaaaaaattatatggtaTGAATGAAGGTAAAATGATGTTGGCAAaaggttaaataataattatattgttaattaaaaatcataaacaaattataaaaacaaaaaaaaaaaatgataatgaatgaaaatgatgGTCAGTAAAATTTTCCCGGGATAaggaagctttttttttttatttaaaaaaaatataaattatttggaaCTTATCTGATATTAATTAAGTAAAcctgagatattttttttgccacgATTGCTCACGgcattgatataattaattatattaattgattaattattattagaaaataaataaattactatgggtttttttttaaaaatttgttttaaattagttGTTTAAAaggtaacaaaaaaatataaatataatacctTGCTGATTGTGTAGGTGTATTTGCTGCTGAGCCTTTTTTGCCTTCTAGGGATGCAAGATGTTGTTCCAGGGCATCAAGTAAACTACTTGGTGCTTTTGTTAAATCTGGTATATCTCCCTTGTCAATTCCAacattctaaaaaataatgaacatTAATAATCtcaatttagataaatattatttacaaaaattattacctcagcaacttttaaaaattctccAACTCTGTCCATTctaattagaaattttttatacaaatctAATGCATCTcgacattgttttttattcatctcaaaatatttttctgtaatgtaattaaaaattaattttcaatgtaatatTACACTTGGAATATAGATGTAATagtaatttgaataaatatatacctagtaaattaattattccatCATTGTAACATGCAAATAGACGTATTAAATCTCTAAAAAGTAGCATAAATGCCATGCTAATAACACCATTTGTTAAATCATTTGAAGTACAATCAAATTCAAGAAGACTGTCTAATTGTGCTTGCAATACTGgcaatgtttttaataatttttcagcatTCATTGTACGTAATGTTCCATCTTCCTttctgtaaattaataattaattaatatacacataaattatagttgataattaataataaaattaaattcttaccCTCTTTtaactttacaaaaatcaaATGCAACACTTCGATATGACATTGCTTTGTCATTCAGGTATTTGGCATACTTTCTGATGAATGGTGACATATCATAtcctttaatttaaaatttttaaaaattaataacaaattcataatacatttatttttctgttgaTTTTATCAACACAAACACAATagattttaagaaaatttatcgaaattattagttttaacTTACCAATACGTGCTCCAGCTATTTCCAGacagataaaatattaaaatccaTGTTAGTtgtgatagaaaaataattgacaggaatatagaagaaaaagaaataaatcaagaaaaaagagttagtaattaataattatttttatataaacaatgaaagaagaaagtttttttttaaattaattttagttcAAGTtactagatatttttatttattattaatcaatgatTGATGTATTTGAATTGACAGAATGACAATAAACAGTGCGATAATATCaaactatatatacattttttttttatgctagTTATGTTTAGCACATTATTTGCTCAAtgctaatttattttc from Aphidius gifuensis isolate YNYX2018 linkage group LG5, ASM1490517v1, whole genome shotgun sequence includes:
- the LOC122857930 gene encoding clathrin coat assembly protein AP180A isoform X12 gives rise to the protein MAGQTINDRLLAARHSIAGQGLAKSVCKATTEEMIGPKKKHLDYLIHCTNEPNVSIPQLANLLVERSQSTNWTVVFKALITVHHMLCYGNERFTQYLASSNSSFQLSNFLDKSGVQAGARIGYDMSPFIRKYAKYLNDKAMSYRSVAFDFCKVKRGKEDGTLRTMNAEKLLKTLPVLQAQLDSLLEFDCTSNDLTNGVISMAFMLLFRDLIRLFACYNDGIINLLEKYFEMNKKQCRDALDLYKKFLIRMDRVGEFLKVAENVGIDKGDIPDLTKAPSSLLDALEQHLASLEGKKGSAANTPTQSASNRTNVKSGVSALSSTSTAFGTVASNARLDQAGNGHIDETLRQQALAEEEAVMNQYKSKIQSPSGGPSTNPFLSSPTGSGNQPIVDLFSSATAAEIQSQKASDDLLQLAGNPFADMFGAPAGPMPPATNNMWMSNGNDNNFSSVFGNQDQQTTAVQGSTGSIPNPFMADFSAPTSYTDGVDGDSTTIDHNDQSGRVVLQGQHGADSQINDGDLFSRQIEPIDLFDSQQDINNDRDNSTGVVNNTIKSTTTSGVNEAVVGIVKSSMTPPPRPPPPATGTNGTPRAVSPVAGGVSSGSGNASTTTTTNKSAFDDLNDSIRMALGGSPSRPSPSVQQQQQLQQLQQQQQQQQQQQQQQPQMIMQQQGYVGSVVGGVPVGVGQNTIGTVPGYVVPPNQVILGYGSPIKQPIAAAGQPMTSQSGAKVLTGDLDSSLASLAENLSINKSAQQQVKGMQWNSPKNTAKSGGPAGWSPQPMAATTGAGYRPMGMQGMPMGGMQGMRPMMAGAIPPGAQPPGNPMMMPPGNPMIPPSIPQQQQAQPTGPVQGNPLQLDPFGAL
- the LOC122857930 gene encoding phosphatidylinositol-binding clathrin assembly protein isoform X3 encodes the protein MAGQTINDRLLAARHSIAGQGLAKSVCKATTEEMIGPKKKHLDYLIHCTNEPNVSIPQLANLLVERSQSTNWTVVFKALITVHHMLCYGNERFTQYLASSNSSFQLSNFLDKSGVQAGARIGYDMSPFIRKYAKYLNDKAMSYRSVAFDFCKVKRGKEDGTLRTMNAEKLLKTLPVLQAQLDSLLEFDCTSNDLTNGVISMAFMLLFRDLIRLFACYNDGIINLLEKYFEMNKKQCRDALDLYKKFLIRMDRVGEFLKVAENVGIDKGDIPDLTKAPSSLLDALEQHLASLEGKKGSAANTPTQSASNRTNVKSGVSALSSTSTAFGTVASNARLDQAGNGHIDETLRQQALAEEEAVMNQYKVSKIQSPSGGPSTNPFLSSPTGSGNQPIVDLFSSATAAEIQSQKASDDLLQLAGNPFADMFGAPAGPMPPATNNMWMSNGFVTSTPPASNNFVTDNNFSSVFGNQDQQTTAVQGSTGSIPNPFMADFSAPTSYTDGVDGDSTTIDHNDQSGRVVLQGQHGADSQINDGDLFSRQIEPIDLFDSQQDINNDRDNSTGVVNNTIKSTTTSGVNEAVVGIVKSSMTPPPRPPPPATGTNGTPRAVSPVAGGVSSGSGNASTTTTTNKSAFDDLNDSIRMALGGSPSRPSPSVQQQQQLQQLQQQQQQQQQQQQQQPQMIMQQQGYVGSVVGGVPVGVGQNTIGTVPGYVVPPNQVILGYGSPIKQPIAAAGQPMTSQSGAKVLTGDLDSSLASLAENLSINKSAQQQVKGMQWNSPKNTAKSGGPAGWSPQPMAATTGAGYRPMGQGMTQLPASTTFGFPSQSTPLGMQGMPMGGMQGMRPMMAGAIPPGAQPPGNPMMMPPGNPMIPPSIPQQQQAQPTGPVQGNPLQLDPFGAL
- the LOC122857930 gene encoding clathrin coat assembly protein AP180 isoform X9, translated to MAGQTINDRLLAARHSIAGQGLAKSVCKATTEEMIGPKKKHLDYLIHCTNEPNVSIPQLANLLVERSQSTNWTVVFKALITVHHMLCYGNERFTQYLASSNSSFQLSNFLDKSGVQAGARIGYDMSPFIRKYAKYLNDKAMSYRSVAFDFCKVKRGKEDGTLRTMNAEKLLKTLPVLQAQLDSLLEFDCTSNDLTNGVISMAFMLLFRDLIRLFACYNDGIINLLEKYFEMNKKQCRDALDLYKKFLIRMDRVGEFLKVAENVGIDKGDIPDLTKAPSSLLDALEQHLASLEGKKGSAANTPTQSASNRTNVKSGVSALSSTSTAFGTVASNARLDQAGNGHIDETLRQQALAEEEAVMNQYKVSKIQSPSGGPSTNPFLSSPTGSGNQPIVDLFSSATAAEIQSQKASDDLLQLAGNPFADMFGAPAGPMPPATNNMWMSNDNNFSSVFGNQDQQTTAVQGSTGSIPNPFMADFSAPTSYTDGVDGDSTTIDHNDQSGRVVLQGQHGADSQINDGDLFSRQIEPIDLFDSQQDINNDRDNSTGVVNNTIKSTTTSGVNEAVVGIVKSSMTPPPRPPPPATGTNGTPRAVSPVAGGVSSGSGNASTTTTTNKSAFDDLNDSIRMALGGSPSRPSPSVQQQQQLQQLQQQQQQQQQQQQQQPQMIMQQQGYVGSVVGGVPVGVGQNTIGTVPGYVVPPNQVILGYGSPIKQPIAAAGQPMTSQSGAKVLTGDLDSSLASLAENLSINKSAQQQVKGMQWNSPKNTAKSGGPAGWSPQPMAATTGAGYRPMGQGMTQLPASTTFGFPSQSTPLGMQGMPMGGMQGMRPMMAGAIPPGAQPPGNPMMMPPGNPMIPPSIPQQQQAQPTGPVQGNPLQLDPFGAL
- the LOC122857930 gene encoding clathrin coat assembly protein AP180A isoform X6, with protein sequence MAGQTINDRLLAARHSIAGQGLAKSVCKATTEEMIGPKKKHLDYLIHCTNEPNVSIPQLANLLVERSQSTNWTVVFKALITVHHMLCYGNERFTQYLASSNSSFQLSNFLDKSGVQAGARIGYDMSPFIRKYAKYLNDKAMSYRSVAFDFCKVKRGKEDGTLRTMNAEKLLKTLPVLQAQLDSLLEFDCTSNDLTNGVISMAFMLLFRDLIRLFACYNDGIINLLEKYFEMNKKQCRDALDLYKKFLIRMDRVGEFLKVAENVGIDKGDIPDLTKAPSSLLDALEQHLASLEGKKGSAANTPTQSASNRTNVKSGVSALSSTSTAFGTVASNARLDQAGNGHIDETLRQQALAEEEAVMNQYKSKIQSPSGGPSTNPFLSSPTGSGNQPIVDLFSSATAAEIQSQKASDDLLQLAGNPFADMFGAPAGPMPPATNNMWMSNGNDNNFSSVFGNQDQQTTAVQGSTGSIPNPFMADFSAPTSYTDGVDGDSTTIDHNDQSGRVVLQGQHGADSQINDGDLFSRQIEPIDLFDSQQDINNDRDNSTGVVNNTIKSTTTSGVNEAVVGIVKSSMTPPPRPPPPATGTNGTPRAVSPVAGGVSSGSGNASTTTTTNKSAFDDLNDSIRMALGGSPSRPSPSVQQQQQLQQLQQQQQQQQQQQQQQPQMIMQQQGYVGSVVGGVPVGVGQNTIGTVPGYVVPPNQVILGYGSPIKQPIAAAGQPMTSQSGAKVLTGDLDSSLASLAENLSINKSAQQQVKGMQWNSPKNTAKSGGPAGWSPQPMAATTGAGYRPMGQGMTQLPASTTFGFPSQSTPLGMQGMPMGGMQGMRPMMAGAIPPGAQPPGNPMMMPPGNPMIPPSIPQQQQAQPTGPVQGNPLQLDPFGAL
- the LOC122857930 gene encoding phosphatidylinositol-binding clathrin assembly protein isoform X2, coding for MAGQTINDRLLAARHSIAGQGLAKSVCKATTEEMIGPKKKHLDYLIHCTNEPNVSIPQLANLLVERSQSTNWTVVFKALITVHHMLCYGNERFTQYLASSNSSFQLSNFLDKSGVQAGARIGYDMSPFIRKYAKYLNDKAMSYRSVAFDFCKVKRGKEDGTLRTMNAEKLLKTLPVLQAQLDSLLEFDCTSNDLTNGVISMAFMLLFRDLIRLFACYNDGIINLLEKYFEMNKKQCRDALDLYKKFLIRMDRVGEFLKVAENVGIDKGDIPDLTKAPSSLLDALEQHLASLEGKKGSAANTPTQSASNRTNVKSGVSALSSTSTAFGTVASNARLDQAGNGHIDETLRQQALAEEEAVMNQYKSKIQSPSGGPSTNPFLSSPTGSGNQPIVDLFSSATAAEIQSQKASDDLLQLAGNPFADMFGAPAGPMPPATNNMWMSNGNGFVTSTPPASNNFVTDNNFSSVFGNQDQQTTAVQGSTGSIPNPFMADFSAPTSYTDGVDGDSTTIDHNDQSGRVVLQGQHGADSQINDGDLFSRQIEPIDLFDSQQDINNDRDNSTGVVNNTIKSTTTSGVNEAVVGIVKSSMTPPPRPPPPATGTNGTPRAVSPVAGGVSSGSGNASTTTTTNKSAFDDLNDSIRMALGGSPSRPSPSVQQQQQLQQLQQQQQQQQQQQQQQPQMIMQQQGYVGSVVGGVPVGVGQNTIGTVPGYVVPPNQVILGYGSPIKQPIAAAGQPMTSQSGAKVLTGDLDSSLASLAENLSINKSAQQQVKGMQWNSPKNTAKSGGPAGWSPQPMAATTGAGYRPMGQGMTQLPASTTFGFPSQSTPLGMQGMPMGGMQGMRPMMAGAIPPGAQPPGNPMMMPPGNPMIPPSIPQQQQAQPTGPVQGNPLQLDPFGAL